From the genome of Ctenopharyngodon idella isolate HZGC_01 chromosome 23, HZGC01, whole genome shotgun sequence, one region includes:
- the slc17a7b gene encoding vesicular glutamate transporter 1 isoform X2, with protein MEVRPERFKAAAAKTLGRINRVLEKRQENGETIELSAEGRPELQEEKELPVVDCTCFGLPRRYIIAILSGLGFCISFGIRCNLGVAVVSMVNNHTIYREGKPYIVKAQFTWDPETVGMIHGSFFWGYIVTQIPGGFICQKFAANRVFGFAVVATSVLNMMIPTAARIHFSCVILVRILQGLVEGVSYPACHGIWAKWAPPLERSRLATTAFCGSYAGAVIAMPLAGVLVQYSGWSSVFYVYGSFGVCWYLFWILVSYESPAAHPTITPEERKYIEDAIGETAGLMNPVTKFNTPWRRFFTSMPVYAIIVANFCRSWTFYLLLISQPAYFEEVFKFEISKVGIISALPHLVMTIVVPIGGQLADYLRSRNIMTTTNVRKLMNCGGFGLEATFLLVVGFSHTKGVAISFLVLAVGFSGFAISGFNVNHLDIAPRYASILMGISNGVGTLSGMVCPLIVGAMTKNKVFLHRERSSRGRSQRT; from the exons ATGGAGGTCCGACCTGAGCGATTTAAAGCAGCAGCGGCGAAGACACTTGGAAGGATAAACCG GGTTCTAGAGAAGCGTCAGGAGAATGGAGAGACGATCGAGTTGTCGGCGGAGGGTCGTCCAGAGCTCCAGGAGGAGAAGGAGCTTCCGGTGGTGGACTGCACGTGTTTTGGCCTGCCGCGGCGGTACATCATCGCTATATTGTCAGGCCTGGGATTCTGTATCTCATTCGGTATCCGCTGTAACCTGGGTGTGGCCGTCGTTAGCATGGTGAACAACCACACCATCTATAGAGAAGGCAAGCCATACATTGTG AAAGCTCAGTTCACCTGGGATCCAGAGACTGTAGGAATGATTCATGGATCATTTTTTTGGGGATATATCGTCACTCAGATTCCTGGAGGCTTTATCTGTCAGAAATTTGCCGCCAACAG aGTTTTTGGCTTTGCAGTCGTGGCCACGTCTGTCCTGAATATGATGATTCCCACAGCAGCACGGattcacttcagctgtgtgaTTTTAGTAAGGATACTACAGGGGCTGGTGGAG GGTGTGTCTTACCCAGCATGCCACGGGATCTGGGCTAAATGGGCCCCGCCGCTAGAAAGAAGCCGATTGGCCACAACAGCGTTCTGTG GCTCATATGCGGGAGCTGTGATCGCCATGCCGTTAGCTGGAGTTCTGGTTCAGTACTCAGGCTGGTCCTCAGTATTCTACGTATATG GTAGCTTTGGGGTCTGCTGGTATTTGTTCTGGATTCTGGTGTCATACGAGAGTCCGGCGGCTCATCCCACCATCACCCCGGAGGAAAGGAAATACATTGAAGATGCCATTGGGGAAACGGCTGGACTCATGAACCCAGTGACG AAATTTAACACTCCATGGCGTCGGTTTTTCACATCGATGCCCGTTTATGCCATCATCGTGGCCAATTTCTGCAGGAGCTGGACCTTTTACCTGCTGCTCATCAGTCAACCTGCGTATTTTGAGGAGGTGTTTAAGTTTGAGATCAGCAAG GTTGGCATAATCTCTGCTCTTCCTCATCTGGTGATGACCATCGTTGTGCCGATCGGAGGACAGCTGGCCGACTACCTGAGGAGTCGCAACATCATGACCACCACAAACGTCAGGAAACTCATGAACTGTGGAG gttTCGGGCTGGAGGCCACGTTTCTTCTGGTGGTGGGTTTCTCTCACACTAAGGGTGTCGCCATCTCGTTTCTTGTCCTTGCTGTTGGATTTAGTGGTTTTGCCATTTCAG GGTTCAATGTAAATCATTTGGACATCGCTCCTCGCTACGCCAGTATTCTGATGGGCATCTCTAACGGTGTGGGCACGCTCTCTGGCATGGTGTGCCCTCTGATTGTTGGTGCCATGACCAAAAACAAG GTATTTTTGCATCGGGAGAGAAGCAGCCGTGGGCGGAGCCAGAGAACATGA
- the slc17a7b gene encoding vesicular glutamate transporter 1 isoform X1, which translates to MEVRPERFKAAAAKTLGRINRVLEKRQENGETIELSAEGRPELQEEKELPVVDCTCFGLPRRYIIAILSGLGFCISFGIRCNLGVAVVSMVNNHTIYREGKPYIVKAQFTWDPETVGMIHGSFFWGYIVTQIPGGFICQKFAANRVFGFAVVATSVLNMMIPTAARIHFSCVILVRILQGLVEGVSYPACHGIWAKWAPPLERSRLATTAFCGSYAGAVIAMPLAGVLVQYSGWSSVFYVYGSFGVCWYLFWILVSYESPAAHPTITPEERKYIEDAIGETAGLMNPVTKFNTPWRRFFTSMPVYAIIVANFCRSWTFYLLLISQPAYFEEVFKFEISKVGIISALPHLVMTIVVPIGGQLADYLRSRNIMTTTNVRKLMNCGGFGLEATFLLVVGFSHTKGVAISFLVLAVGFSGFAISGFNVNHLDIAPRYASILMGISNGVGTLSGMVCPLIVGAMTKNKTREEWQYVFLIASLVHYGGVIFYGIFASGEKQPWAEPENMSEEKCGILGEDELADETEELYRTTGGGGGYGATIQSGDPNGAGTGGGGAGGSWVSDWDKTEEYVQPVGTNSFLYGGEEDRGLTE; encoded by the exons ATGGAGGTCCGACCTGAGCGATTTAAAGCAGCAGCGGCGAAGACACTTGGAAGGATAAACCG GGTTCTAGAGAAGCGTCAGGAGAATGGAGAGACGATCGAGTTGTCGGCGGAGGGTCGTCCAGAGCTCCAGGAGGAGAAGGAGCTTCCGGTGGTGGACTGCACGTGTTTTGGCCTGCCGCGGCGGTACATCATCGCTATATTGTCAGGCCTGGGATTCTGTATCTCATTCGGTATCCGCTGTAACCTGGGTGTGGCCGTCGTTAGCATGGTGAACAACCACACCATCTATAGAGAAGGCAAGCCATACATTGTG AAAGCTCAGTTCACCTGGGATCCAGAGACTGTAGGAATGATTCATGGATCATTTTTTTGGGGATATATCGTCACTCAGATTCCTGGAGGCTTTATCTGTCAGAAATTTGCCGCCAACAG aGTTTTTGGCTTTGCAGTCGTGGCCACGTCTGTCCTGAATATGATGATTCCCACAGCAGCACGGattcacttcagctgtgtgaTTTTAGTAAGGATACTACAGGGGCTGGTGGAG GGTGTGTCTTACCCAGCATGCCACGGGATCTGGGCTAAATGGGCCCCGCCGCTAGAAAGAAGCCGATTGGCCACAACAGCGTTCTGTG GCTCATATGCGGGAGCTGTGATCGCCATGCCGTTAGCTGGAGTTCTGGTTCAGTACTCAGGCTGGTCCTCAGTATTCTACGTATATG GTAGCTTTGGGGTCTGCTGGTATTTGTTCTGGATTCTGGTGTCATACGAGAGTCCGGCGGCTCATCCCACCATCACCCCGGAGGAAAGGAAATACATTGAAGATGCCATTGGGGAAACGGCTGGACTCATGAACCCAGTGACG AAATTTAACACTCCATGGCGTCGGTTTTTCACATCGATGCCCGTTTATGCCATCATCGTGGCCAATTTCTGCAGGAGCTGGACCTTTTACCTGCTGCTCATCAGTCAACCTGCGTATTTTGAGGAGGTGTTTAAGTTTGAGATCAGCAAG GTTGGCATAATCTCTGCTCTTCCTCATCTGGTGATGACCATCGTTGTGCCGATCGGAGGACAGCTGGCCGACTACCTGAGGAGTCGCAACATCATGACCACCACAAACGTCAGGAAACTCATGAACTGTGGAG gttTCGGGCTGGAGGCCACGTTTCTTCTGGTGGTGGGTTTCTCTCACACTAAGGGTGTCGCCATCTCGTTTCTTGTCCTTGCTGTTGGATTTAGTGGTTTTGCCATTTCAG GGTTCAATGTAAATCATTTGGACATCGCTCCTCGCTACGCCAGTATTCTGATGGGCATCTCTAACGGTGTGGGCACGCTCTCTGGCATGGTGTGCCCTCTGATTGTTGGTGCCATGACCAAAAACAAG ACGCGGGAGGAGTGGCAATATGTGTTTCTCATTGCTTCACTTGTTCATTATGGTGGAGTTATCTTCTACG GTATTTTTGCATCGGGAGAGAAGCAGCCGTGGGCGGAGCCAGAGAACATGAGTGAGGAGAAATGTGGTATATTGGGAGAAGATGAGCTGGCGGATGAAACGGAAGAGCTGTACCGCACAAcgggcggcggcggcggctatGGAGCAACTATCCAATCAGGTGACCCCAATGGGGCGGGGACTGGAGGGGGTGGAGCCGGAGGAAGCTGGGTCTCAGACTGGGACAAAACAGAGGAATACGTCCAACCTGTCGGCACGAATAGCTTCCTGTACGGAGGAGAGGAGGACAGGGGACTGACCGAATGA